One region of Kangiella marina genomic DNA includes:
- a CDS encoding MarR family transcriptional regulator: MNYQQDTAQKLYQLLTGFHAHSKTLEKETGLTQERLEILSQLVTLGPKTINQLAEQEQVSAPAITRTIKGLEKHGYVIKSRSKTDQRVVFVAPTRKSQQVIEALRLKQQRYIEGLLQGKSSEEVEQIAKAVERLCEVKSAGK, from the coding sequence ATGAATTATCAGCAAGATACCGCTCAAAAACTGTATCAGTTACTCACTGGGTTTCACGCCCACTCTAAAACCTTAGAAAAGGAAACCGGTTTAACCCAAGAGCGACTCGAAATATTGAGTCAGTTAGTGACCTTAGGGCCCAAAACCATTAATCAACTCGCTGAGCAAGAGCAAGTGAGTGCGCCTGCGATTACCCGAACCATCAAGGGGTTAGAGAAACATGGCTACGTTATCAAGTCTCGCTCAAAAACCGACCAGCGGGTGGTTTTTGTTGCACCAACGCGAAAAAGCCAGCAGGTTATTGAAGCGTTGCGGCTAAAACAGCAGAGATACATAGAGGGGTTATTGCAGGGGAAGTCCAGCGAAGAGGTAGAGCAGATAGCAAAGGCTGTCGAGCGATTATGTGAGGTTAAATCAGCGGGTAAGTAA
- the rpsT gene encoding 30S ribosomal protein S20, which produces MANIKSAKKRARQAEARRQHNASRRSMMRSYLKKVVYAIDAGNKKDAEAAFQRAVSVIDKAANKGLIHKNKAARHKSRLNARIQAL; this is translated from the coding sequence TTGGCTAACATTAAATCTGCCAAAAAACGTGCTCGTCAAGCTGAAGCTCGTCGCCAGCACAACGCAAGCCGCCGCTCAATGATGCGTAGCTACCTTAAGAAAGTTGTATATGCCATTGATGCAGGTAACAAAAAGGATGCAGAAGCTGCATTCCAACGTGCTGTATCTGTGATTGATAAAGCTGCTAACAAAGGCCTTATCCACAAGAACAAAGCTGCACGTCATAAGAGCCGTTTAAACGCTCGCATTCAAGCGCTATAA
- the murJ gene encoding murein biosynthesis integral membrane protein MurJ produces the protein MGSLLRSSTIVSFWTMMSRFLGLARDVVLANLLGASGQADVFLVAQKIPNFLRRLFGEGAFATAFVPVFSEYHSNRTKAETVSLLSKVSGTLGVVLAVITVLGVLGSQGVIALFGAGFIADPEKFQLGSDLLKITFPYIFFISLVAMYSSVLNTLDKFAVPAFAPILLNLSIIAAAIIWAPTMEQPTVALAWAIFIAGALQLFLHFPFLWKAGYLPKPQWAWKDSAVQRIIKLMVPVIIGASASQINLLIDTQIASFLEEGSISWLYYSDRMMEFPLGIFGIAIATVLLPTLSKFFSKKDMEHFSGTLDWGLRMVLMIGIPAGIGLFWLAEPIMISVFQHGAFTAEDSFKAGQSLQAYSIGLIGFMMVKVFLTGYYSRQDTKTPVKIALFAIVSNIVLNLALFKPFGHVGLAIATSISAFINAIFLYRYLHKEQHLQLSRKSKVWILKLVIASGLLLVGLWYTDFSIDQWQSWSRFEAIGMVSVIIVATVFVYGALLGVMGLRPRDFKIQR, from the coding sequence ATGGGCAGTCTTTTACGTTCCAGTACCATCGTTAGTTTTTGGACCATGATGTCCCGGTTTTTGGGGTTGGCTCGAGATGTTGTTCTAGCAAACTTGTTAGGTGCAAGCGGTCAAGCAGATGTATTTTTAGTGGCTCAGAAAATCCCTAACTTCCTAAGGCGACTCTTTGGCGAGGGCGCTTTTGCCACTGCTTTTGTGCCAGTCTTTTCAGAATACCACTCGAATCGCACCAAAGCTGAGACTGTCTCGCTATTAAGCAAAGTGTCAGGCACCTTAGGCGTGGTACTTGCCGTTATTACCGTTTTAGGTGTGCTCGGCTCGCAGGGCGTGATCGCTTTATTTGGTGCCGGTTTTATCGCCGACCCTGAGAAATTTCAGTTAGGCAGTGACTTATTAAAAATCACATTCCCCTATATTTTCTTTATATCGCTGGTGGCCATGTATAGTTCGGTACTGAATACACTGGATAAGTTCGCCGTACCAGCTTTTGCGCCAATCTTATTAAACTTATCCATCATTGCCGCTGCTATTATCTGGGCGCCAACTATGGAGCAACCAACCGTTGCGCTGGCTTGGGCGATATTTATTGCTGGTGCTTTGCAGCTCTTCTTACACTTTCCTTTCTTATGGAAAGCTGGGTATCTACCTAAACCACAGTGGGCTTGGAAAGATTCAGCGGTCCAGCGCATTATCAAATTGATGGTACCTGTCATCATTGGTGCATCCGCCAGTCAGATTAATTTATTGATCGATACGCAGATTGCTTCATTTCTTGAAGAGGGCAGTATTTCGTGGCTGTATTATTCCGATCGTATGATGGAGTTTCCACTAGGTATTTTCGGCATTGCTATCGCCACAGTATTGTTACCAACGCTGTCAAAATTCTTCTCGAAAAAGGATATGGAGCACTTCTCGGGCACCTTGGATTGGGGATTACGGATGGTGCTGATGATCGGCATTCCAGCGGGAATAGGTCTTTTCTGGTTAGCAGAGCCTATCATGATTAGCGTATTCCAGCATGGTGCTTTTACCGCAGAAGATTCGTTCAAAGCAGGGCAGAGCTTGCAGGCGTACTCGATAGGTTTGATTGGGTTTATGATGGTCAAAGTCTTTTTGACGGGCTATTACTCGCGTCAAGACACCAAAACCCCCGTCAAAATTGCTTTGTTCGCCATCGTTAGTAACATCGTCCTAAACTTGGCGTTGTTTAAACCCTTTGGCCATGTTGGACTGGCGATCGCCACTAGTATTTCAGCGTTTATCAACGCGATTTTCCTGTACCGTTACTTGCATAAAGAGCAGCACTTGCAACTTTCGCGGAAAAGTAAGGTGTGGATCCTCAAGTTGGTGATTGCTAGCGGTTTGTTGTTAGTTGGCCTTTGGTATACCGACTTCAGCATCGATCAATGGCAATCATGGTCACGCTTTGAAGCGATTGGTATGGTTAGCGTCATTATTGTCGCTACGGTCTTTGTCTACGGGGCCTTGTTAGGTGTAATGGGACTACGCCCAAGAGACTTCAAAATTCAGCGTTAA
- the ribF gene encoding bifunctional riboflavin kinase/FAD synthetase: MRLLRGLYNCPKALFAQGCVATIGNFDGVHRGHQAIISRLTTKAKAFDLPSVVIVFEPHPQEYFRPEAAPARLFKLTDKVQALEKLGVDYVLCFRFNQEFAELTAEDFIRRVLVERLHVQHLFIGDDFRFGYQRRGDFEMLKAHGAGHFTVEANQSVTLAVEGQHQRISSSLVRDAIAQNNFDLAQRFLDKPYYIEGKVSHGDKQGREIGFATANIPLKRLKSPLKGVYAVWVYGISASLAQSKGLEGLSSKRLPAVVNVGHKPTLKHSPERLEIHLLDFNSDLYGQRLRVEPIAKLRGEHKFASVDELKAQIAADIEAAREIFHKI, translated from the coding sequence ATGCGTTTATTGCGTGGCCTATATAACTGTCCTAAAGCACTGTTTGCGCAGGGCTGTGTGGCGACCATTGGTAATTTCGATGGCGTCCACCGCGGTCATCAAGCCATTATTAGCCGCTTAACCACAAAGGCTAAAGCGTTCGACTTACCCAGTGTGGTTATCGTATTTGAACCGCACCCCCAAGAGTATTTTCGTCCTGAGGCTGCTCCGGCTCGACTCTTCAAGTTAACCGATAAAGTACAAGCGCTGGAAAAGCTTGGAGTCGATTATGTGTTGTGCTTCCGCTTCAATCAAGAGTTCGCCGAATTAACAGCGGAAGATTTCATCCGCCGGGTTTTAGTCGAGCGGTTGCATGTGCAGCACCTCTTTATTGGCGATGATTTCCGCTTCGGGTACCAGCGTCGGGGTGACTTTGAGATGCTGAAAGCACACGGGGCGGGGCATTTCACGGTTGAAGCAAATCAGTCGGTTACCTTGGCGGTTGAGGGGCAGCACCAGAGAATTAGCAGCAGCTTAGTACGTGATGCTATTGCGCAGAATAACTTTGATTTAGCGCAGCGCTTTCTCGATAAACCCTATTATATTGAAGGGAAAGTTAGCCATGGCGACAAGCAGGGCCGTGAGATTGGCTTCGCCACTGCGAATATCCCGCTGAAACGACTGAAAAGTCCGTTAAAGGGGGTGTATGCGGTATGGGTGTATGGTATAAGTGCTAGTTTGGCGCAGAGTAAAGGGCTTGAGGGGCTTTCTTCGAAGAGATTGCCTGCGGTAGTAAATGTTGGTCATAAACCAACGCTAAAACACAGCCCTGAACGATTAGAAATTCATCTTTTAGACTTCAACAGCGACTTGTACGGTCAGCGCTTACGAGTGGAGCCTATCGCAAAGTTACGTGGTGAACATAAGTTTGCTTCGGTGGATGAGCTTAAAGCACAAATCGCAGCAGATATAGAAGCTGCACGAGAAATTTTTCATAAGATTTAA